One Verrucomicrobiota bacterium DNA segment encodes these proteins:
- a CDS encoding efflux RND transporter periplasmic adaptor subunit yields the protein MQNILITILLSIILLAGCSRSDEKHENDQESNGSGKKPETPVVPKKEIWTCSMHPQIRQDKPGDCPICGMTLVPAKENVNQVSQNQDPASTAKATVSLMPSQESVASIKTIPVKSGPYTREIQFFGDIKYVQDNHLDLTSFYPGRVEKVLISYNTTSVSKGQPLLEIYSEDVINEQEKYLEALRQRYLTTFYERKIVTAKIQTIKEKLLKGGLTEEDLESLVKENKVKKTIIIKAAQSGSIVGQIPHVGERITQESVIFHIAPLGKVWFAARVFEADMTSLKPGQKASIETKARPGKTYEGKLVFIDRILDPTNRTVLARFEIDNPKQELLPEMSATGKIQSGDSKTYILIPSSAVIDTGLRKLVYVKTGDSSYDQREVKVSETTSGQSETMAISSGLSNGEEVVTSGAFLLDAEAELRGLNSASQPEHQH from the coding sequence ATTCTTTTATCAATCATCCTGCTGGCGGGCTGTTCACGATCTGATGAAAAACATGAAAACGATCAGGAATCGAACGGTTCAGGTAAAAAGCCAGAAACGCCGGTCGTACCCAAAAAAGAGATATGGACCTGCTCCATGCATCCCCAGATCAGACAGGATAAACCCGGTGACTGTCCGATTTGCGGTATGACACTTGTCCCTGCAAAAGAAAACGTAAATCAGGTATCCCAAAATCAAGATCCTGCTTCTACAGCAAAGGCGACAGTTAGCCTAATGCCTTCCCAGGAAAGTGTTGCCAGCATAAAAACAATCCCGGTAAAATCCGGGCCTTACACTAGGGAGATCCAATTTTTCGGGGATATCAAATATGTTCAAGATAACCATCTTGATCTTACCTCATTTTATCCAGGCCGTGTAGAAAAAGTTCTCATAAGCTATAATACAACCTCCGTATCAAAAGGCCAACCCCTCTTGGAAATCTATTCCGAAGATGTGATCAATGAACAGGAGAAATACCTCGAAGCCCTCCGGCAAAGATACCTGACCACATTTTACGAACGTAAAATCGTCACCGCCAAAATCCAAACCATTAAAGAAAAACTCCTCAAGGGTGGCCTGACGGAAGAAGACCTTGAATCCCTCGTGAAGGAAAATAAGGTCAAAAAAACAATCATCATCAAAGCGGCACAATCCGGTTCAATCGTCGGTCAAATCCCCCACGTGGGAGAACGGATCACTCAGGAGTCTGTCATCTTCCATATTGCCCCCTTGGGAAAAGTATGGTTTGCTGCACGCGTTTTCGAAGCCGACATGACGTCCCTTAAGCCTGGCCAGAAAGCATCAATTGAAACAAAAGCACGTCCGGGGAAAACCTATGAGGGAAAACTGGTTTTCATCGACCGTATCCTCGATCCTACAAACCGAACTGTCCTCGCGCGCTTCGAAATCGACAACCCCAAACAAGAACTCCTCCCTGAAATGTCGGCGACTGGAAAAATCCAATCGGGAGACTCAAAGACTTATATACTCATCCCCTCCAGCGCTGTTATCGATACCGGCCTGCGGAAACTCGTTTACGTAAAAACGGGCGACTCGTCATATGATCAAAGGGAGGTCAAAGTAAGTGAAACTACCTCGGGACAAAGCGAAACAATGGCCATCTCAAGCGGCCTGAGCAACGGGGAGGAAGTCGTCACCTCCGGAGCCTTCCTCCTCGATGCAGAAGCTGAGCTACGCGGTCTTAATTCTGCCTCCCAACCTGAACACCAACACTAG
- a CDS encoding CusA/CzcA family heavy metal efflux RND transporter: MLRKLVEWCLNNRFLVLAFYLGITGTGIWSMYNTPIDAIPDLSENQVIVFTEWPGRSASEIEDQITYPLSTAMQGLAGVKTVRASSAFGFSMLTIIFNDNVNVYFARARILERLNSLPMKLPEGVTPSLGPDATGLGWVYQYYLDDSEARRTGKNIDLGQLRAIQDWLVRYQLNSVPGVAEVASIGGFVRQYQVDIDPNRLRAYNLNLPQVIQAISGSNRNVGGGIIEKGGREFTVRGLALIESIDDLNNILVGYSNNQPIRLNDVAIIGMGPEPRRGVLDKNGKEVVGGTVVMRYGESTRDVIARVKTKIAEIQPALPEGVVIKSFYDRSELIERAIDTLRVTLIEEVILVILAHIIFLWHFRSILIVTIPLPLSILISFILMQCFGITSNIMSLAGIAIAIGVLVDAGIVMTEAVLREAHNVQEGKVPGLKYPEDLKEIVLRATSTVGRPIFFSMAIIILAFVPVFAMGGQEGKLFHPLAFTKTFAMVGATLLSITFVPVLCSLFVRGHLHDENDNLLMRLLMKIYLPVLKWALNHRALVILSAAGILAFSLLFLAPRMGKEFMPPLNERAFIFMPTTLPSASVSEIKRTMSAQNIILSQIPEVESVVGKLGRAETATDPAPISMIETTIMLKPPEKWRKGMTMEKLRAEMLEKMQAFPGFTPAFLQPIQNRVLMLSTGIRTQIGVKIFGDNIETLQHLALEVEKALGTVNGVTDLYAERVTGAPYLEIDLRPADAARYGVPVADALEVIETALGGRTITTTIEGRKRFPVRLRYARELRDSPDQIRRILVNSMDGTSLPLEKIADIRIVPGPSMISSENGLLRIYVQCNVRNRDLGSFVDEGKRVVTQQVKLPPGYYVSWSGEYENQIRAKKTLQLVFPIVIAVIFILLYITYHSAIEAAHVLLAVPFALSGGIILQYLMGYNFSVAVWVGYIALFGTAVQTGVVMVLYLEESLKRKQLERGSAFNLEDLKASVIEGAALRLRPKVMTVATILASLSFIMIPALSGNRTGIEIMRPIAVPVIGGMVSSLLHILIVTPVIFLWLREIAFRRGQKK; encoded by the coding sequence ATCCTGCGCAAACTTGTCGAATGGTGTTTAAACAACCGGTTTCTGGTTCTCGCTTTTTATCTAGGCATCACCGGGACCGGCATCTGGTCCATGTACAATACACCCATTGATGCGATTCCTGATCTGAGTGAGAATCAAGTGATTGTTTTTACGGAATGGCCGGGGCGCTCAGCCAGCGAGATCGAGGATCAAATCACTTATCCTCTCTCCACAGCCATGCAGGGACTCGCTGGGGTAAAAACCGTCAGGGCCTCCTCGGCTTTCGGTTTTTCCATGCTCACGATTATCTTTAATGACAATGTAAATGTTTATTTTGCCCGAGCACGGATTCTTGAGAGGCTCAATTCCCTCCCCATGAAACTCCCGGAAGGAGTCACCCCCAGCCTCGGGCCAGACGCCACCGGGCTCGGATGGGTGTATCAATATTATCTCGATGACTCGGAAGCCCGGCGCACGGGCAAGAATATCGACTTGGGACAATTACGAGCTATTCAAGACTGGCTGGTCAGGTACCAGCTTAACTCTGTCCCCGGCGTGGCGGAAGTAGCCAGTATCGGGGGATTTGTCCGCCAATACCAAGTAGATATCGACCCAAACCGTTTGCGCGCCTATAACCTCAATCTCCCTCAAGTCATCCAAGCCATCTCGGGATCAAACCGGAATGTCGGTGGGGGAATCATTGAAAAGGGCGGACGCGAATTCACCGTCCGCGGCTTGGCACTCATAGAAAGTATCGATGATTTGAATAACATCCTTGTTGGATATTCAAACAACCAACCCATCCGGCTCAATGATGTCGCCATTATCGGGATGGGACCTGAACCCCGCCGCGGGGTACTGGATAAAAACGGGAAGGAAGTCGTCGGGGGCACTGTGGTGATGCGTTATGGCGAAAGCACCCGTGATGTGATTGCCCGAGTGAAAACCAAGATTGCAGAAATCCAACCAGCCTTGCCGGAAGGGGTTGTGATCAAATCATTTTATGATCGTAGCGAGCTCATCGAACGGGCCATTGACACATTACGGGTCACTTTGATCGAAGAAGTCATACTGGTGATCCTTGCTCATATCATTTTCCTCTGGCATTTCAGGAGTATCCTGATCGTAACAATCCCCCTGCCCCTCTCCATCCTGATTTCATTTATCCTGATGCAGTGTTTCGGGATCACATCGAATATCATGAGCTTGGCTGGAATCGCGATCGCCATCGGTGTCCTCGTTGATGCCGGAATCGTCATGACAGAAGCCGTGCTGCGTGAGGCACATAATGTGCAGGAAGGTAAAGTACCCGGATTAAAGTATCCTGAAGACCTCAAAGAAATCGTCTTGCGTGCCACGTCCACGGTCGGCCGCCCCATATTCTTTTCAATGGCGATCATCATCCTGGCATTTGTTCCTGTATTCGCGATGGGTGGGCAGGAAGGGAAACTTTTCCACCCCTTGGCATTTACAAAAACTTTTGCCATGGTCGGGGCTACACTTTTATCGATTACTTTTGTCCCTGTCCTGTGTTCCCTCTTCGTCAGAGGCCATCTTCATGACGAGAATGACAACCTCCTGATGAGGTTATTAATGAAAATTTATCTGCCCGTTTTAAAGTGGGCCTTGAACCACAGGGCTTTGGTTATTTTATCAGCTGCGGGCATTCTGGCCTTTTCACTTTTATTTCTTGCCCCCCGGATGGGAAAGGAATTTATGCCCCCCCTCAACGAACGGGCCTTTATTTTTATGCCGACAACCCTGCCTAGCGCCTCGGTCAGTGAAATCAAACGGACCATGTCCGCCCAGAACATCATCCTCTCTCAAATCCCAGAGGTCGAAAGTGTGGTGGGTAAACTCGGCCGCGCAGAGACGGCCACTGACCCGGCGCCGATATCCATGATTGAAACCACGATCATGCTCAAGCCCCCTGAAAAGTGGCGCAAAGGCATGACCATGGAAAAACTCCGAGCAGAGATGCTTGAAAAGATGCAAGCCTTCCCGGGATTCACACCGGCCTTCCTCCAGCCGATTCAAAACCGGGTCCTCATGCTCTCGACAGGGATCCGTACCCAAATCGGCGTCAAAATCTTCGGGGACAACATCGAAACCCTGCAACATCTTGCTCTTGAGGTGGAAAAGGCTCTGGGAACGGTGAATGGCGTTACAGACCTTTATGCGGAAAGGGTCACAGGGGCCCCCTATCTGGAGATCGACCTGCGCCCGGCGGATGCTGCCCGTTATGGGGTGCCTGTTGCAGATGCCCTCGAGGTGATTGAAACTGCTCTGGGAGGCCGGACGATTACGACAACGATTGAAGGGCGTAAACGTTTTCCCGTCCGCTTGAGGTATGCGCGTGAGTTACGTGATTCCCCTGATCAAATCCGGCGCATTCTGGTTAACTCCATGGACGGGACATCACTTCCCCTAGAGAAAATCGCGGATATCCGGATCGTTCCCGGCCCGTCCATGATCTCCAGTGAAAACGGGTTATTACGCATCTATGTCCAATGTAATGTCAGGAATCGTGATCTGGGATCTTTTGTTGATGAAGGGAAAAGAGTGGTGACTCAACAAGTAAAACTCCCTCCCGGCTATTATGTTTCATGGAGTGGGGAATACGAAAACCAGATCCGGGCTAAAAAAACGCTTCAACTGGTTTTTCCGATTGTTATCGCTGTTATTTTTATCCTTCTTTATATCACTTACCATTCCGCCATTGAAGCCGCCCATGTCCTTTTGGCTGTCCCATTCGCATTATCTGGTGGGATTATCCTCCAATACCTGATGGGATATAATTTCAGTGTTGCCGTGTGGGTCGGTTATATCGCCCTATTCGGTACCGCCGTGCAGACCGGGGTCGTCATGGTTTTATACCTGGAAGAATCCCTTAAAAGAAAGCAACTGGAAAGAGGATCGGCGTTCAATCTTGAAGATTTGAAAGCCTCAGTCATTGAGGGTGCTGCCCTGCGCCTGCGCCCGAAGGTCATGACGGTGGCCACCATTCTAGCCTCTTTAAGCTTTATCATGATTCCGGCACTGAGCGGGAATAGGACCGGGATAGAAATCATGCGTCCGATCGCAGTCCCTGTCATTGGCGGAATGGTGAGCAGTCTGCTCCATATCCTGATCGTGACACCCGTCATCTTTCTTTGGCTCAGGGAAATAGCTTTTAGGAGAGGACAGAAAAAATAG
- a CDS encoding ATP-binding protein, with product MTFDTDNYLQIYKDNEIMREVLDSDLAYICVKDLEGRFIYINQNDAALYNQRPQDMIGKTVEPYVGRKQFLEWLEQDNEIIKGGKPVHFDLYVRHDLQGKKIWFDTVKIPLKGQVGFDRLLVIHRDMTVLKESLQKNEKLDDQLYHSQKMEAVGTLAAGVAHNFNNLMMTILALTNKLQEEIQSVPNAVIYLNQIEKSIRHASEITRNMVNYAHQKETELEILEMGEVLCQVENLIRPGLSSRIKMDVTMKADRYWIEASRSELLQLFINLLLNAEEAITGTGQINVSVERSDNNVSVCINDNGAGIPLDLHQKIFDPFFTTKEVGRGTGLGLYYVYNIIQKYHGSIRLESFPGRGSTFCIHLPLCNPPASR from the coding sequence ATGACCTTTGATACTGATAACTATCTCCAGATTTATAAAGACAATGAGATCATGCGCGAGGTATTGGATTCTGATTTGGCCTATATTTGCGTGAAGGATCTGGAAGGCCGCTTCATCTATATCAATCAAAATGATGCTGCACTCTATAATCAAAGGCCTCAAGACATGATTGGGAAAACAGTTGAGCCCTATGTAGGTAGAAAACAGTTTCTGGAGTGGTTGGAACAAGATAATGAAATCATCAAAGGGGGAAAGCCCGTTCACTTTGATTTATATGTCAGGCATGATTTGCAAGGGAAGAAGATTTGGTTTGATACCGTAAAGATCCCGTTGAAAGGTCAAGTAGGTTTCGACAGGTTGCTTGTGATCCACCGAGACATGACTGTCCTCAAAGAATCACTTCAAAAAAATGAAAAACTTGATGATCAACTTTATCATTCCCAAAAAATGGAGGCTGTCGGGACACTTGCTGCAGGTGTCGCCCATAATTTTAACAACCTCATGATGACGATTTTGGCCCTCACAAATAAACTACAAGAGGAAATTCAGAGTGTCCCCAATGCTGTGATTTATCTCAATCAAATAGAGAAATCCATCCGTCACGCTTCGGAAATCACCCGCAATATGGTGAATTATGCCCACCAAAAAGAAACGGAGCTTGAAATCTTGGAAATGGGGGAGGTCCTTTGCCAAGTGGAGAATCTGATCCGTCCGGGCCTTTCCTCCCGCATTAAAATGGATGTCACCATGAAGGCTGATAGGTATTGGATAGAGGCTTCACGTTCTGAGCTTCTCCAGCTTTTTATCAATCTTCTCCTCAATGCTGAGGAAGCCATTACCGGAACCGGCCAGATTAATGTGAGTGTGGAGAGGTCGGATAATAATGTCTCCGTGTGTATTAATGATAACGGCGCGGGAATTCCCTTAGATTTACACCAGAAAATATTCGATCCGTTTTTTACAACTAAAGAAGTCGGACGAGGGACGGGGCTGGGGTTATATTACGTTTATAATATCATCCAGAAATATCATGGATCTATCCGACTCGAGAGTTTTCCCGGCAGGGGATCGACTTTTTGCATCCATCTGCCCCTTTGTAATCCTCCAGCTTCGAGGTAA
- a CDS encoding carbohydrate porin, producing MKQLLLITILSLAWPFLTSAADTSKSIEGSPVMSQQSQSIWERDYLLGDWCGARPDLNNKGVTISLDYTAEVWGFVDGGLDRGSLYQGLFEGGLDFDFEKMMGWKGGSMRVNALIPQNSNNNGPTFFTGSGFDSSNISANDTARLFELWLQQDFLDDKLSLRAGQLAADDEFFLSETAGLFLGANYGWGNNLASNIPNGGPAYPVAGLGVRVKVQPVEQFYVMSALFQGDVGDQATNNQHGTYWDLGGDQGIFSINEMGYLLNQEENAKGLPGSYKFGGWAHTGDFSSFLYDDTGLSLADPASSGIPALNHGTWGLYFIANQMVYRKKEGTDQGLSVFWRIAGGPDNTSTIPFYTDFGASYKGLIPCRSDDTIGVSFGVEGYSDDLATTGDQRNSLNGTNEPVVGNEAIIEATYQIQLAPWWYLQPDIQYIINPAGGALNPNTGGKIQNAVVIGLRTGLTF from the coding sequence ATGAAACAATTATTACTCATAACAATCCTCTCTCTTGCGTGGCCTTTTTTGACCAGTGCTGCTGACACATCCAAATCAATCGAGGGTTCCCCTGTGATGAGTCAACAATCACAATCCATCTGGGAAAGGGATTATCTCCTCGGGGACTGGTGCGGGGCACGTCCGGATTTAAATAATAAAGGGGTCACGATCAGCCTGGATTATACGGCTGAGGTCTGGGGATTTGTTGATGGAGGGCTGGACCGCGGTTCTTTATATCAAGGCCTTTTTGAAGGTGGCCTTGACTTTGATTTTGAAAAGATGATGGGCTGGAAAGGCGGAAGCATGAGGGTTAATGCCCTGATCCCCCAAAATTCCAATAACAATGGCCCGACATTTTTTACGGGTAGTGGATTTGACTCCAGCAATATCTCGGCCAATGACACAGCACGACTTTTTGAACTGTGGCTCCAGCAAGATTTTCTGGATGATAAACTATCCCTGCGGGCCGGACAACTTGCTGCGGATGACGAATTTTTCCTCAGTGAAACAGCCGGTCTATTCCTTGGCGCAAACTACGGCTGGGGTAATAATCTTGCATCCAATATTCCCAATGGCGGGCCAGCATACCCAGTAGCAGGGCTGGGAGTACGCGTCAAAGTCCAGCCGGTGGAACAATTTTATGTCATGAGCGCCCTATTCCAAGGTGATGTCGGTGACCAAGCTACAAACAATCAACATGGTACATACTGGGATCTCGGCGGGGACCAAGGGATTTTCTCCATCAATGAAATGGGTTACCTCCTGAACCAAGAAGAAAATGCGAAAGGATTACCGGGCTCCTATAAATTTGGAGGATGGGCACATACCGGTGACTTCTCTAGTTTTCTATATGATGACACAGGCCTCTCGTTGGCAGACCCGGCTTCCAGTGGTATCCCGGCTCTCAATCACGGCACCTGGGGACTTTACTTTATCGCAAACCAAATGGTTTACCGGAAGAAAGAAGGGACCGACCAAGGCCTCTCAGTCTTCTGGCGCATCGCGGGAGGACCTGATAACACCAGCACGATTCCCTTCTACACCGACTTTGGAGCTTCCTACAAAGGCTTGATCCCCTGCCGGAGTGATGACACCATCGGAGTCTCTTTTGGAGTGGAAGGATATTCGGATGATTTAGCCACCACGGGCGACCAGAGGAATTCATTGAATGGTACGAATGAACCTGTTGTGGGTAATGAAGCCATCATTGAAGCTACCTACCAGATCCAACTCGCCCCATGGTGGTATCTCCAGCCCGACATCCAATACATCATTAATCCTGCCGGTGGTGCATTAAATCCGAATACCGGTGGAAAAATCCAGAATGCCGTCGTAATCGGACTGCGCACGGGTTTGACCTTCTAA
- the bluB gene encoding 5,6-dimethylbenzimidazole synthase yields MAQGNISDTEREGFYKVLYSRRDIRKFRSGKVPDATVEKILNAAHAAPSVGLSQPWRFIMIRSLETRNRVKELFSGVNTDQKIRITDLKRQELYDSLKLEGIMESDFNLAVVCEPPPEGRFTLGAGTIPQTIRDSVCLAIQNLWLAARAEGVGVGWVSILPQGQIESILELPPSVQLIAYLCVGYPEEFEDKPMLETIGWGKRLPLKDLVMTEKWIG; encoded by the coding sequence ATGGCTCAAGGCAATATTTCCGATACAGAACGTGAAGGCTTTTATAAAGTCCTCTATTCGCGCAGGGATATCCGCAAGTTCCGTTCGGGCAAAGTCCCCGATGCGACTGTTGAGAAAATTTTAAATGCTGCTCATGCCGCACCTTCGGTCGGTTTATCCCAGCCATGGCGTTTTATCATGATTCGCTCCCTGGAAACGAGGAACCGTGTCAAAGAACTTTTTTCGGGGGTTAATACCGACCAAAAAATCCGGATAACAGATCTAAAACGCCAAGAACTTTATGATTCCCTCAAGCTCGAAGGGATCATGGAAAGTGATTTTAACCTCGCTGTCGTGTGTGAACCCCCGCCTGAGGGCCGATTCACCCTCGGGGCAGGAACCATTCCCCAGACGATCAGGGACAGTGTCTGTCTGGCGATCCAGAATCTCTGGCTCGCCGCCCGTGCGGAAGGAGTCGGGGTCGGGTGGGTGAGCATTTTGCCCCAAGGCCAGATCGAATCGATTTTGGAACTGCCACCCTCCGTCCAGCTTATCGCTTACTTGTGCGTGGGATACCCAGAAGAGTTCGAGGACAAACCCATGCTCGAAACAATAGGTTGGGGCAAAAGGCTTCCGTTAAAAGATCTCGTAATGACGGAGAAATGGATAGGTTAA